A genomic region of Tissierella sp. contains the following coding sequences:
- a CDS encoding indolepyruvate oxidoreductase subunit beta, protein MKNIIVAGVGGQGLVLATGIIAQAGFKEGLDVKTNDVVGLSQRGGTVWGTIRMGEKIYSPNIPNGMGDILLGMEPLEALRWSYLMKEDSTIIMNKKKVYPTPALLEKEEYPEEEIGKLKEKFKIIEIDAMEEAKAAGNIKAANTILIGLLAKYLDIKTETWEEVLKNNVPPKAIEENINAFYRGYNY, encoded by the coding sequence ATGAAGAATATTATTGTTGCAGGAGTCGGTGGTCAAGGTCTAGTATTAGCTACAGGCATAATAGCACAGGCAGGATTTAAGGAAGGATTAGATGTAAAAACCAATGATGTAGTAGGATTATCCCAAAGGGGAGGCACAGTTTGGGGAACAATCAGAATGGGAGAAAAAATATATTCACCTAATATACCTAATGGTATGGGAGATATATTATTAGGAATGGAACCACTAGAAGCTTTAAGATGGAGTTATTTAATGAAAGAAGATTCCACAATTATTATGAACAAGAAAAAAGTATATCCAACTCCAGCATTATTAGAAAAAGAAGAATATCCAGAGGAAGAAATAGGAAAGCTAAAGGAAAAGTTTAAGATAATAGAAATAGATGCAATGGAAGAAGCAAAAGCAGCAGGGAATATAAAAGCTGCCAATACAATACTCATAGGACTTCTAGCGAAATACTTAGATATCAAAACAGAAACATGGGAAGAAGTATTAAAGAATAATGTACCACCAAAGGCAATAGAAGAAAATATAAATGCCTTTTATAGAGGTTACAACTATTAA
- a CDS encoding peptide ABC transporter substrate-binding protein, translating into MSKKYLVLVGLLLLTAIIFTGCSGGSSGEQILRTNNASEPGSLDPALAQGTHESWVLDHTFEGLMKVDPNLQVVPAMAKEYKVTPDNMTYTFTLRDDIKWSNGDPVTAGDFEFAWKRVLDPELAADYAYQAYYIKGGEAYNTGEGSKDDVAVKAIDDKTLEVTLAAPTPYFLELTAFYALYPVNQAVVEANPDWAKNAETHVSNGPFTLTEWEHNASIKIRKNENYYDKKSVKLTGIDFDIIDDENTAWQKYEGGDYDFLSPLPQAVVAQMKEEKNPELVIGAEVGTYYYNLNTKIKPFNNVKVRKGLSMTLDRETIVTKIAQGGQIAAEGVVPLGMKDEKGKEYRDAVGQLIEYNVAEGKKLFAEGLAEEGMTVADFNKFVLIYNTSEAHKKIAQAAQEMWRVNLGVEVGLENMDFQVKLDREKAGDFNISRAGWIGDYMDPITFIELWESSSPFNDAKYNNPEYDKMVKIAKTSGDKAERFEAMRAAEKMIMEDMPVVPVYFYTQPYAQKSYVKGVYKPLVNYPKLTYAELNK; encoded by the coding sequence ATGAGTAAAAAGTATTTAGTATTGGTTGGTTTGTTACTTCTTACGGCAATTATTTTTACAGGTTGTTCTGGTGGATCTTCTGGAGAGCAAATTTTAAGAACTAACAATGCCAGTGAACCAGGCTCACTAGACCCAGCGTTAGCACAAGGAACTCACGAATCTTGGGTACTAGACCATACCTTCGAAGGTCTGATGAAGGTTGATCCTAATCTTCAAGTTGTTCCAGCTATGGCAAAAGAATATAAAGTTACTCCTGATAATATGACTTATACCTTTACACTTCGAGATGACATTAAATGGTCAAATGGAGACCCTGTTACAGCAGGAGATTTTGAATTTGCATGGAAAAGAGTATTAGATCCTGAATTAGCTGCAGATTATGCTTATCAAGCATATTATATTAAAGGTGGAGAAGCTTATAATACTGGTGAAGGAAGCAAAGACGATGTAGCTGTTAAAGCTATAGACGATAAAACTCTTGAAGTAACTCTAGCAGCACCTACACCATATTTCTTAGAATTAACTGCATTCTATGCTTTATACCCAGTTAACCAAGCTGTAGTTGAAGCTAATCCTGATTGGGCAAAAAATGCTGAAACTCACGTATCCAATGGACCATTTACTTTAACTGAATGGGAACATAACGCAAGCATCAAAATTAGAAAAAACGAAAACTATTATGATAAGAAAAGCGTAAAACTTACTGGTATTGATTTCGATATAATCGATGACGAAAACACTGCATGGCAAAAATATGAAGGTGGAGATTACGATTTCCTATCCCCATTACCACAAGCAGTAGTAGCTCAAATGAAGGAAGAAAAGAATCCCGAACTAGTAATTGGTGCAGAAGTTGGTACTTATTACTACAATTTAAATACTAAAATTAAACCTTTTAACAATGTTAAAGTTAGAAAAGGCTTATCCATGACACTTGATAGAGAAACAATAGTTACTAAAATCGCTCAAGGTGGACAAATCGCAGCTGAAGGTGTAGTGCCACTAGGCATGAAAGATGAAAAAGGTAAAGAATACCGTGATGCAGTTGGTCAACTTATTGAGTACAATGTAGCAGAAGGAAAGAAATTATTTGCAGAAGGCTTAGCTGAAGAAGGTATGACAGTGGCAGATTTCAACAAATTTGTTCTAATATACAACACTTCAGAAGCACACAAAAAAATTGCTCAGGCAGCACAAGAAATGTGGAGAGTTAACCTAGGTGTTGAGGTTGGACTTGAAAATATGGATTTCCAAGTTAAGTTAGATAGAGAAAAAGCAGGAGACTTTAATATCTCTCGTGCTGGATGGATTGGAGACTATATGGATCCTATTACTTTCATAGAATTATGGGAATCTAGCTCACCTTTCAATGATGCGAAATATAATAATCCTGAATATGATAAGATGGTAAAAATAGCTAAGACTAGTGGAGATAAAGCTGAACGTTTCGAAGCTATGAGAGCAGCTGAGAAAATGATTATGGAAGATATGCCAGTAGTTCCAGTTTATTTCTATACTCAACCATATGCACAAAAATCATATGTAAAAGGAGTATATAAACCACTTGTAAACTATCCAAAATTAACTTATGCAGAATTAAATAAATAA
- a CDS encoding sigma 54-interacting transcriptional regulator, translating into MKDTNYLNEMDYVDAIMIIDRHGRIVYSVRYNPRFDNSFCEGDFESIINRNFLEVYPNINPDESTMINCINDGKPIYIKEQVFSDYKGRVINTQNLTIPIIRSGKILGAVELSKDITKIKEQVNKRIYTGPISITSHKNLQRAKFNFEDIITSNKEMIHNIERAKIISNNTSSVIVYGETGTGKELYVQSIHNHSNRRNKPFVVQNCAALPENLFESILFGSVKGAFTGAVDKPGLFEEAHGGTLFLDEINSMPLNLQAKLLRVLQDGRVRRVGDNNEKEVDVRIIAAMNIEPLKAMELGQIREDLFYRLSVVSLKLLPLRERKEDIMIYVDHFIKLYNLRLDKDVIGVSDEVKELFMEYNWPGNVRELQHVIESSINFVSNEEIKLIHLPVYLSDKISKENKIKNQNEDNYDLDCHSSLDDMLEMVEKQMITKALEKTGGNISKASSILQITRQRLHYKLSKYNIEFS; encoded by the coding sequence ATGAAAGATACTAATTATCTAAATGAGATGGACTATGTAGATGCCATAATGATAATAGATAGACATGGTAGGATTGTATATTCTGTAAGATATAATCCTAGATTTGATAATAGTTTTTGTGAAGGTGACTTTGAAAGTATCATAAATAGAAACTTCTTAGAAGTATATCCAAATATAAACCCAGATGAAAGCACTATGATTAACTGTATAAATGATGGTAAACCTATATATATAAAGGAGCAAGTATTTAGTGATTATAAAGGAAGGGTCATAAATACTCAAAATCTGACAATACCAATTATCAGGAGTGGAAAAATCCTTGGGGCTGTTGAATTGTCAAAGGATATAACCAAAATTAAAGAGCAAGTAAATAAAAGAATTTATACGGGGCCAATAAGTATAACTAGCCACAAAAACTTGCAAAGAGCAAAATTTAACTTTGAGGATATAATAACATCCAACAAAGAAATGATACATAATATAGAAAGAGCAAAGATAATATCAAACAATACATCCTCAGTAATAGTCTATGGAGAAACAGGTACAGGAAAAGAACTATATGTACAATCCATTCACAATCACAGCAACAGGAGAAACAAACCCTTTGTAGTACAAAACTGTGCTGCACTTCCTGAGAATCTTTTTGAGTCCATCTTATTTGGTTCAGTCAAAGGGGCATTTACTGGAGCAGTAGATAAACCTGGCTTATTTGAAGAAGCTCATGGTGGGACATTGTTTTTAGATGAAATAAACTCAATGCCATTAAACCTTCAAGCGAAACTATTAAGGGTACTACAAGATGGTCGAGTACGAAGAGTGGGAGATAATAATGAAAAGGAAGTAGATGTCAGAATAATTGCAGCCATGAACATAGAGCCACTTAAAGCTATGGAACTAGGTCAAATAAGAGAGGACTTATTCTATAGATTATCAGTGGTTAGTCTAAAACTTCTACCTTTAAGGGAAAGAAAAGAAGATATAATGATTTATGTAGATCATTTTATAAAATTATACAATCTTAGATTGGATAAGGATGTAATTGGAGTATCAGATGAAGTAAAGGAATTATTTATGGAATATAATTGGCCAGGCAATGTGCGGGAACTACAACATGTAATAGAATCTTCCATTAATTTTGTCAGTAATGAAGAAATAAAATTAATACATTTGCCAGTATATTTAAGTGATAAGATTAGCAAAGAAAATAAGATTAAAAATCAAAATGAAGATAATTATGACCTGGATTGCCACTCATCTTTAGATGATATGCTTGAAATGGTGGAAAAGCAAATGATAACAAAAGCTCTAGAAAAAACAGGTGGTAATATTTCCAAAGCATCATCAATATTACAAATTACTAGACAAAGATTACACTATAAACTTAGTAAGTATAATATTGAATTTTCATAA
- a CDS encoding ABC transporter permease has protein sequence MDNLTRDLFEKASREDRDGEKIRRPSIKYWPDVWRRLKQNKLAMIGLAIIALMVFMSIVGTKINGFTYYEQDYDLINKHPNSVHWFGTDELGRDLFTRVWLGARYSLIIGILATVIDFTIGVLYGGIAGMAGRNVDSIMMRIAEIIYAIPYLLVVILLSVVFSAGGSGTSMLVLILAMSLTSWVPMSILVRGQVLQLKESEYSLASESLGASKGWILKKHIIPNTLGPILVNVTLSIPRAIFAEATLSFLGLGLQAPLSSLGTLANDGLAGMAVGNAYQIIIPAIFISLIMFAFNVLGDGLRDALDPRLRK, from the coding sequence TTGGATAATTTGACTCGTGATTTATTTGAAAAGGCATCAAGGGAAGACAGAGACGGAGAAAAAATTAGGCGTCCCAGTATTAAATATTGGCCAGATGTATGGAGAAGATTAAAGCAAAATAAACTTGCTATGATAGGACTTGCAATAATAGCATTGATGGTTTTCATGTCCATAGTTGGTACAAAAATCAATGGTTTTACCTACTATGAACAGGATTATGACTTAATTAATAAACATCCTAATAGTGTTCACTGGTTTGGTACAGATGAACTAGGCCGTGACCTTTTTACAAGGGTTTGGCTAGGAGCTAGATACTCTTTGATTATAGGTATCTTAGCCACAGTAATAGACTTTACCATCGGTGTTTTATATGGTGGTATAGCTGGAATGGCAGGGAGAAATGTGGATTCAATTATGATGCGTATTGCTGAAATTATATATGCAATCCCCTATTTACTCGTGGTAATTCTACTTTCTGTAGTATTTTCTGCTGGTGGTTCCGGTACTAGTATGCTGGTTCTAATCTTGGCCATGAGCCTTACTTCTTGGGTACCAATGTCTATATTAGTAAGGGGTCAAGTATTGCAACTAAAAGAATCTGAGTACTCTTTAGCTTCAGAATCCTTAGGAGCATCAAAGGGTTGGATATTGAAAAAGCATATAATCCCAAATACCCTTGGACCTATTTTAGTTAATGTAACTTTGTCTATTCCTAGAGCAATATTTGCAGAAGCTACACTAAGTTTCTTAGGACTTGGACTGCAAGCACCACTATCTAGCCTAGGTACTTTGGCTAATGACGGATTGGCAGGCATGGCTGTAGGTAATGCTTATCAAATCATTATACCAGCAATATTTATTTCTTTGATAATGTTTGCTTTCAATGTACTAGGTGATGGTCTTCGTGACGCATTAGACCCAAGATTACGTAAATAG
- a CDS encoding ABC transporter ATP-binding protein — MEKVLDVKNLAVSFKTFFGEVEAVRDISFSVGRSETVAIVGESGCGKSVTANSIMQLLPMPPAFFKGGEILFKGDNLLKKTDKEMEAFRGNQISMVFQDPMTSLNPTMKIGKQIVEGLVKHQKLSKEDAEKKAIDMLNLVAVPQPEKRVNQYPHEFSGGMRQRVMIALAMVSTPQLLIADEPTTALDVTVQAQILELMKEIQTKLDMSIIIITHDLGIVADMSDKVLVMYAGQIIEEGLTEEIFANTKHPYTRKLLASVPRLDMSRDEPLHSIEGSPPDLYIPPKGCSFYDRCDHAMKICKEHMPDFDSHSNTHRSRCWLNHPMASEGRNS, encoded by the coding sequence ATGGAAAAAGTATTAGACGTTAAAAATTTGGCTGTATCCTTTAAGACTTTCTTTGGTGAAGTTGAGGCTGTTCGAGATATTAGTTTTAGTGTAGGTAGATCTGAGACAGTAGCCATAGTTGGTGAGTCTGGATGTGGTAAATCAGTTACTGCCAATTCAATCATGCAGCTACTTCCTATGCCACCGGCTTTCTTCAAGGGTGGAGAAATATTATTTAAAGGTGATAATCTATTAAAGAAAACAGATAAAGAGATGGAAGCATTTCGTGGTAATCAAATTTCCATGGTATTCCAAGACCCTATGACCTCTTTAAATCCAACTATGAAAATTGGAAAACAGATTGTAGAAGGCCTTGTAAAGCATCAAAAACTATCCAAGGAAGATGCAGAAAAAAAAGCCATAGATATGTTGAACCTAGTAGCAGTTCCTCAGCCTGAAAAAAGAGTTAACCAATATCCCCATGAGTTTTCAGGTGGTATGAGACAAAGGGTAATGATAGCCCTTGCTATGGTGTCTACTCCTCAACTACTAATTGCTGATGAGCCTACTACTGCCCTTGATGTTACTGTACAGGCACAAATCCTTGAGCTAATGAAAGAAATACAGACAAAGCTAGATATGTCAATTATTATCATCACCCATGATTTAGGTATCGTGGCAGATATGAGTGACAAAGTCCTTGTAATGTATGCAGGACAAATTATAGAAGAAGGATTGACAGAAGAAATATTTGCTAATACTAAACACCCTTATACTAGAAAATTATTGGCTTCTGTACCTCGTTTGGATATGTCAAGGGATGAACCTCTACATTCCATAGAAGGTAGCCCGCCTGATTTATATATACCTCCTAAGGGTTGTTCATTCTATGATAGATGTGACCATGCAATGAAGATTTGTAAGGAACATATGCCTGACTTTGATAGTCATAGTAATACGCATAGAAGTAGATGCTGGCTAAATCACCCTATGGCTTCTGAAGGGAGGAATTCATAA
- the murJ gene encoding murein biosynthesis integral membrane protein MurJ — translation MTQKKSINSKVLYIIYFAIGARILTIVKDMLTASKIGANDKMDSYLLAFGAIMLLTKIIGDGIVVSLIPILQEIQHKHGTDRRMNYTNNLLNITIIVSLGVIVIGFVAAPLIVKLFGPGFKGLELRDSVLLFKLGLPMVALTWIRAIGAGFLQAEHAFRAGAKGGVSSVLVYIIYLLLFIGDFGIRGLMVVGSFAIISQIYIIFKAMKKIGYKYEWKLNLRDNYLPKVIKVLLPILAGISINEVNNAVDTAIASTLPSGSIAELSYANDIISLFLGLFISAIVTVLFPIMSESYNKGEEEKLKNGVKYYIKTILTLTLPISILLILIPDPIVKIFFERGAFDAEASFLTAKVLGYYALGLPAMAILPLITRAYYSIRDMRRPVVISILSLILNIVVDLLLAPTMGAAGLALGTSISVIFAVLLGIYNLR, via the coding sequence ATGACGCAAAAAAAGAGTATTAATAGTAAGGTTTTATATATTATTTATTTTGCAATAGGAGCTAGGATTTTAACAATTGTTAAAGATATGCTTACTGCTTCCAAGATAGGTGCAAATGATAAAATGGATTCATATCTTTTAGCTTTTGGAGCTATAATGCTTTTGACAAAGATAATAGGTGATGGAATCGTTGTATCTTTGATACCAATATTACAGGAGATACAACATAAGCATGGAACAGATAGAAGAATGAATTACACAAATAACTTGTTAAATATTACTATAATAGTATCTCTGGGAGTTATTGTTATAGGTTTTGTTGCTGCACCCCTTATAGTTAAATTATTTGGACCTGGGTTTAAAGGGTTAGAACTAAGAGATAGTGTTTTATTGTTCAAATTAGGTCTGCCAATGGTAGCTCTAACCTGGATAAGGGCCATAGGCGCAGGTTTTTTACAAGCGGAACATGCCTTCAGAGCTGGTGCAAAAGGAGGAGTATCTAGTGTATTAGTGTATATTATATACCTTTTATTGTTCATAGGAGATTTTGGAATAAGAGGGCTTATGGTAGTAGGAAGTTTTGCAATTATTTCTCAAATATATATAATCTTTAAGGCTATGAAAAAGATAGGGTACAAATATGAGTGGAAATTAAACTTAAGAGATAACTATCTTCCCAAGGTAATTAAGGTCCTATTACCTATTTTAGCAGGAATTAGTATCAATGAAGTGAATAATGCTGTGGATACTGCAATAGCATCTACGCTTCCATCAGGTAGTATTGCAGAACTAAGCTATGCAAATGATATAATTAGTTTGTTTTTAGGATTGTTTATATCAGCCATAGTCACAGTTCTCTTTCCTATTATGTCTGAAAGCTATAATAAGGGTGAAGAGGAAAAACTAAAGAATGGAGTAAAGTATTATATAAAGACTATATTGACTTTAACATTACCTATATCTATTCTCTTGATTTTAATTCCAGATCCAATAGTTAAGATATTCTTTGAAAGAGGAGCCTTTGATGCTGAAGCATCTTTCTTAACAGCAAAAGTATTAGGATATTATGCCTTAGGCTTGCCAGCCATGGCAATATTACCATTGATTACAAGAGCATATTATTCTATCAGAGATATGAGGAGACCAGTTGTAATTAGTATATTATCTCTTATATTAAATATAGTTGTAGACTTATTACTAGCACCAACTATGGGAGCTGCAGGTCTTGCTTTAGGTACTAGTATTTCAGTTATATTTGCCGTATTGCTTGGAATATACAATCTGAGATAG
- a CDS encoding indolepyruvate ferredoxin oxidoreductase subunit alpha has protein sequence MKEKQVLTGNEAIARGFYEGGGRLASSYPGSPTVEIMENVKQYKEVYAEFSTNEKVALEVAIGSSFYGARSMVSMKHVGVNVAADPLMTFTQTPINGGFILVSGDDPGMASSQNEQDNRIFGKFANMAILYPGSSQESKDYIKEGLMISEEYQIPIMLDITSRVCHGRGIVELGPRIDKVPSGFTKDQEKYTMLPPNTFKAQYFMKDRLERLEDYAYNSSINVLEEVEGSETLIITSGLVYYNLKELELPISIYKLGMVYPISIKKVEELAKKYKRIIIIEEMMPFVENELRLKGIDCEGKKYFSFTGELQIEDIERGLIEAGVISGEVKDINKPKIISRPPMFCSGCPHRPIFDILKKMKVKVMGDIGCYSMAVLPAFEAAHTMISMGATVGITKGMNKAMRRNGDDEPIVSVIGDGTFFHSGMTGFANLLHQREEDDNMTFIILDNRTTAMTGGQHNGSSGNYNESEDMHISIKSILNTMGHEDVVEVDQFIYKDIKDAINNGTKRKGISIIIATRPCALKYKIKEKHFYVDPNICISCRSCVKTNCPPIRMIKYDGIEKLKSSIDPDSCVGCSVCAQVCPVNAIKRSE, from the coding sequence ATGAAAGAAAAACAAGTTTTAACTGGTAATGAAGCAATAGCTCGAGGATTCTATGAAGGTGGTGGGAGATTAGCTTCATCTTATCCAGGTTCTCCAACAGTGGAGATAATGGAAAATGTAAAACAATATAAGGAAGTATATGCAGAATTCTCCACCAATGAAAAAGTAGCATTAGAGGTTGCGATAGGTTCATCTTTTTATGGAGCAAGATCTATGGTGTCTATGAAGCATGTAGGTGTAAATGTAGCAGCGGATCCACTAATGACCTTTACTCAAACCCCTATAAATGGTGGATTTATTCTAGTCTCAGGTGATGACCCAGGGATGGCATCTTCACAAAACGAGCAGGACAACAGGATATTTGGTAAATTTGCAAATATGGCAATCCTATATCCTGGAAGTTCACAAGAATCAAAGGACTACATAAAGGAAGGGCTTATGATATCTGAAGAATATCAGATACCAATTATGCTAGATATTACATCTAGAGTCTGTCATGGTAGGGGGATTGTGGAATTAGGACCTAGGATAGATAAAGTACCATCAGGATTTACTAAGGATCAAGAAAAATATACCATGCTTCCACCGAATACCTTTAAGGCTCAATATTTTATGAAGGATAGGCTAGAAAGATTAGAAGACTATGCATATAATTCATCTATCAATGTCCTAGAAGAGGTTGAAGGCTCAGAAACATTAATAATCACCTCAGGATTAGTATATTATAATTTAAAGGAATTAGAACTACCAATATCCATATACAAGCTAGGTATGGTGTATCCAATATCTATTAAAAAAGTAGAAGAATTAGCAAAAAAATATAAACGAATAATCATTATTGAAGAGATGATGCCATTTGTAGAAAATGAACTAAGATTAAAAGGAATAGACTGTGAAGGGAAAAAATATTTTTCATTTACAGGGGAACTTCAGATAGAAGATATAGAGAGAGGATTAATTGAAGCAGGCGTTATATCAGGGGAAGTAAAAGATATTAACAAACCAAAAATCATATCAAGACCGCCAATGTTCTGCTCCGGATGCCCTCATAGACCTATTTTTGATATCCTTAAAAAGATGAAGGTAAAGGTAATGGGGGATATAGGTTGCTATTCCATGGCAGTATTGCCTGCATTTGAAGCAGCTCATACTATGATAAGTATGGGAGCTACAGTGGGTATTACAAAGGGAATGAACAAAGCCATGAGAAGAAATGGGGATGATGAACCAATAGTTTCAGTCATAGGAGACGGTACCTTCTTTCATTCTGGTATGACAGGGTTTGCAAATCTACTTCATCAAAGAGAAGAAGATGATAATATGACTTTTATTATTTTAGACAACAGAACTACAGCCATGACTGGTGGACAGCATAACGGTAGTTCAGGAAATTATAATGAAAGTGAAGATATGCATATATCAATTAAATCCATATTAAATACTATGGGCCATGAGGATGTAGTGGAAGTAGATCAATTTATCTACAAGGATATAAAAGATGCTATAAATAATGGAACTAAGAGAAAGGGTATATCCATAATAATAGCCACAAGACCATGTGCTTTGAAATATAAGATTAAGGAAAAACATTTCTATGTGGATCCTAATATCTGTATATCCTGTAGATCCTGTGTAAAAACTAATTGTCCTCCAATCAGAATGATTAAATATGATGGAATAGAGAAACTGAAATCATCCATAGATCCTGATAGCTGTGTGGGATGTAGTGTTTGTGCTCAAGTATGTCCGGTTAATGCTATTAAAAGGTCAGAATAG
- a CDS encoding ABC transporter permease gives MKKYLLRRIIMSIITLWAIVTITFVLMHAVPGNPFAKEGKMPPVVYENLQKKYGLDRPLIEQYGIYLKNLLKGDFGDSMKSRVETVNDMIGRGFPVSAYLGAQSLLIALIIGPALGAFAALYQNKFPDYFSMIIAIIGISVPGFIMGTVLIQFVAKNVSWLPIGGWGEFRHTLLPAFALSLMPLAYTARLMRSSMLEILGQDYIKTAKSKGLEKSVVILKHAVRNAILPIVSVLGTLISNTLVGSFVIEKIFGIPGLGMFFVKSIVSRDYTLIMGTTIFYSIILIFMLLLVDIAYTFIDPRIRLTKEGR, from the coding sequence ATGAAAAAATATCTTTTGAGAAGAATTATTATGTCAATCATTACCCTTTGGGCCATAGTTACAATAACTTTTGTATTAATGCATGCTGTACCTGGGAATCCTTTTGCCAAAGAAGGCAAAATGCCTCCAGTTGTTTATGAAAACCTTCAAAAAAAATATGGCCTCGATAGGCCTTTAATCGAACAATATGGAATTTATTTAAAAAATTTATTAAAAGGTGACTTTGGAGATTCAATGAAATCTAGAGTTGAGACCGTAAACGATATGATTGGTCGTGGTTTCCCCGTATCAGCTTACTTAGGTGCTCAATCCTTGCTCATTGCCTTAATAATTGGTCCAGCATTAGGTGCCTTCGCTGCCCTATATCAAAATAAGTTTCCAGATTATTTTTCTATGATCATTGCAATTATAGGTATTTCTGTTCCTGGATTTATAATGGGTACTGTCTTAATTCAGTTTGTCGCTAAAAATGTTTCTTGGCTCCCGATAGGTGGTTGGGGTGAATTTAGACACACTCTACTCCCTGCATTTGCACTATCCTTGATGCCATTGGCTTATACTGCCAGACTTATGCGTTCCAGTATGTTGGAAATTTTGGGACAAGATTATATCAAGACGGCTAAATCTAAGGGTTTAGAGAAATCCGTTGTAATATTAAAACATGCCGTAAGAAATGCTATTTTACCTATAGTATCTGTACTTGGTACTTTGATATCCAACACATTAGTAGGTAGTTTCGTAATAGAAAAAATATTTGGTATTCCAGGACTAGGTATGTTCTTTGTTAAATCCATTGTAAGTCGTGATTATACACTTATTATGGGAACCACTATTTTCTATTCAATTATTCTAATTTTTATGTTGCTATTAGTGGATATTGCTTATACCTTTATAGATCCACGTATTAGATTGACAAAGGAGGGACGTTAA
- a CDS encoding oligopeptide/dipeptide ABC transporter ATP-binding protein, with protein sequence MVEPLISARNIKKHFDVGEGMLKAVDGISFDIYPGETFGLVGESGCGKSTAGRTLIRLYDPTDGELFFNGQNIYELSRRDMQEVRRNFQMIFQDPYASLNPRMTVEEIVAEPLDIHKIYKNSSERRARVVELLELVGLNEEHAMRFPHEFSGGQRQRIGIARALALSPKFIVCDEPISALDVSIQAQVVNLLKDLQEKLGLTYLFIAHDLSMVRYISDRVGVMYLGHMMELAKSEELYENPMHPYTRALLSAIPIPDPNIQRSRKRIMLEGDVPSPINPKECCRFVDRCAYAKDICRQETPTFEELKPGHFVACHRAKEI encoded by the coding sequence ATGGTAGAACCTTTAATATCAGCAAGAAATATTAAGAAGCATTTTGATGTAGGCGAAGGAATGCTAAAGGCTGTAGATGGTATTAGCTTTGACATATATCCTGGGGAAACCTTTGGTCTAGTTGGAGAATCTGGATGTGGTAAATCCACTGCTGGAAGAACCTTAATTAGACTTTATGACCCTACTGATGGAGAGTTATTCTTCAATGGTCAAAATATATATGAGTTATCAAGGCGTGATATGCAAGAAGTTAGACGAAATTTCCAAATGATATTCCAGGACCCTTATGCTTCTCTAAATCCTAGGATGACTGTGGAAGAAATAGTTGCTGAACCCTTAGATATCCACAAAATTTACAAAAATTCTAGTGAAAGACGAGCTAGAGTCGTAGAATTATTGGAATTAGTTGGATTAAATGAAGAACACGCCATGCGTTTCCCCCATGAGTTTTCAGGTGGACAAAGACAAAGAATTGGTATTGCAAGGGCTTTAGCTCTAAGTCCAAAGTTTATAGTGTGTGATGAGCCAATATCAGCCCTAGATGTGTCCATTCAAGCTCAAGTAGTTAATCTACTAAAGGATTTACAGGAAAAACTAGGCTTAACTTATTTGTTTATAGCCCATGATTTATCCATGGTAAGATATATTTCTGATAGAGTTGGTGTAATGTATTTAGGTCATATGATGGAGTTAGCTAAATCAGAAGAGCTCTACGAAAACCCTATGCATCCTTATACAAGGGCACTATTATCAGCTATACCAATACCAGATCCAAATATACAAAGATCTAGAAAGAGAATAATGCTAGAGGGAGATGTACCAAGCCCTATTAATCCAAAGGAATGTTGCAGATTTGTTGATAGATGCGCCTACGCCAAAGATATATGTAGGCAAGAAACACCTACTTTCGAAGAATTAAAACCAGGCCATTTCGTAGCCTGCCATAGAGCAAAAGAAATATAA